From the genome of Saccopteryx bilineata isolate mSacBil1 chromosome 6, mSacBil1_pri_phased_curated, whole genome shotgun sequence, one region includes:
- the LOC136308518 gene encoding protein FAM90A11-like, which yields MAGTSPQLGPCRPLTAQRGKKQQRAPVAHKAPRPEEQDPRVKCKNCLAFGHKANSVRCPMKHWGGALTPQPLGPKQMKENRKPWSPRDLRAVGPPNSTARETEQRSRVTGNEPGMMMGFSPLEMRNAGTLTHLSCPAGTRSSRDRLWSRGFPGEPPQHSFKDQTETCDYVRHPNRPTLVHTTKSKRVAHSSLSSGPPTRHPYVTSQTTQILAAQSLGQDSNLGIQASGKRAALTLTQTSQNPHKKPRLRPCLWPKEHSQEPEFQFLQTARPPARPPELDLQGNLRSPA from the exons ATGGCAGGTACTTCCCCCCAGCTCGGGCCCTGCAGACCCTTAACTGCGCAGCGAGGGAAGAAGCAACAGAGGGCCCCCGTGGCACACAAGGCTCCCCGCCCCGAGGAGCAGGACCCAAGA GTGAAGTGCAAGAACTGCCTGGCCTTCGGGCACAAGGCAAACAGTGTCAGGTGTCCCATGAAGCATTGGGGTGGGGCTCTGaccccccagcccctgggccccAAGCAGATGAAGGAGAACCGCAAGCCATGGAGCCCCCGAGACCTGCGGGCTGTAGGACCTCCCAACAGCACTGCCAGGGAGACTGAGCAGAGGTCAAG GGTCACAGGCAATGAGCCTGGGATGATGATGGGTTTCTCCCCATTGGAAATGAGAAATGCAGGGACTCTCACTCACCTGTCATGTCCTGCAGGGACGAGGAGCAGCAGAGACAGGCTCTGGTCCAGAGGTTTCCCAGGAGAACCCCCTCAGCACTCCTTCAAGGATCAGACAGAAACCTGTGACTATGTGAGG CATCCAAACAGACCAACGCTCGTGCACACGACCAAGAGCAAACGTGTGGCCCACTCCAGTCTCAGCAGTGGGCCACCGACCAGACACCCATACGTGACCTCACAGACCACCCAGATTCTGGCAGCACAAAGTTTGGGTCAGGACTCCAATCTCGGCATCCAGGCTTCTGGAAAGAGAGCTGCTCTGACCTTGACCCAGACCAGCCAGAACCCCCACAAGAAGCCCAGACTCAGGCCCTGCCTGTGGCCCAAGGAGCACTCACAGGAACCAGAGTTTCAGTTTCTCCAGACTGCCCGTCCTCCAGCCCGTCCCCCTGAGTTAGACCTGCAGGGAAACCTCAGGTCCCCAGCCTGA